A single region of the Gasterosteus aculeatus chromosome 1, fGasAcu3.hap1.1, whole genome shotgun sequence genome encodes:
- the LOC144388271 gene encoding olfactory receptor 11A1-like: MMINSTQVSYFTLGAYVDTGGFKYLWFMILMCIYVVIVCSNLLLIVVICMNRSLHEPMYLFLCSLFVNELFGSTGLFPFLLVQILSDIHTVSAPLCFLQIFCVKLYAAVELLNLSVMSYDRYLSICYPLHYNTRMTYYTIATLIALTWLYPCVLMVVLLSLTAPLQLCGNIIYKVYCDTHSVEKLSCSDTHVINLFGLVATFSTISGSLLLIFYTYMKILVVCFSGSKQTRQKAVNTCSPHLASLLNFSVGACFEVSQSRFNMNSLPNVLRIFLSLYFFTCPPLFNPVLYGLNLSKIHVICKSLISNI; the protein is encoded by the coding sequence ATGATGATTAACTCAACTCAGGTTTCATATTTCACACTTGGTGCCTACGTTGACACCGGGGGTTTTAAATACTTATGGTTCATGattttaatgtgtatttatgttgtaATAGTTTGTTCCAATCTGCTGCTCATTGTGGTTATCTGCATGAACAGAAGCTTACATGAACCCATGTACcttttcctctgcagcctgttTGTAAATGAGCTGTTTGGTAGTACAGGCTTGTTTCCATTCCTTCTGGTTCAGATCCTCTCGGACATTCACACTGTTTCTGCTCCGCTTTGCTTCCTGCAGATTTTCTGTGTAAAATTGTATGCAGCTGTTGAATTGTTAAACTTATCCGTCATGTCTTATGACAGGTATCTTTCCATCTGCTATCCTCTACACTATAACACACGCATGACCTATTATACAATTGCCACTCTTATTGCTCTGACGTGGTTATATCCTTGTGTTTTAATGGTTGTTTTACTGTCTTTGACTGCTCCTTTGCAGCTCTGTGGGAACATCATTTACAAGGTTTACTGTGACACTCACTCTGTCGAGAAGCTGTCCTGCTCTGACACCCATGTGATTAATTTATTTGGACTTGTTGCCACTTTTAGCACTATCTCTGGCTCTTtgcttttaatattttacacttACATGAAGATCCTTGTAGTTTGTTTCTCTGGTTCTAAGCAGACCAGACAGAAAGCTGTCAACACCTGCTCACCTCACCTGGCTTCCCTCTTGAACTTCTCCGTGGGTGCTTGCTTTGAGGTATCACAGAGCAGGTTTAACATGAACAGTTTACCCAATGTGTTAAGAATCTTTCTGTCGTTATATTTCTTCACGTGCCCGCCGCTCTTCAACCCCGTTCTGTACGGCCTGAATCTCTCCAAAATCCACGTTATATGTAAAAGTCTAATATCAAACATATAA